The proteins below come from a single Oncorhynchus tshawytscha isolate Ot180627B linkage group LG22, Otsh_v2.0, whole genome shotgun sequence genomic window:
- the LOC112221413 gene encoding nuclear receptor subfamily 4 group A member 1 yields the protein MNVPPHGAQPYENSLYNSESLNLDLTSRFAMDVSSHTDQLSAPSLTSINSLVGTYAGEFNAHQIAIAPTTASDPEPPFKIDDFQVYGCYPGTLALSYFDEALSSGGSDFFGSPVSAQSPCTPGFQTQPASVWDSPFGPYSPNPGSWVADKTASTQPSSFFTFCPGSVEDLSPLGQPQLAEQDPFSLGHQHPSPLSFSPLTQEPGTLDVSGLIEGRMSAKPHSPTENEGLCAVCGDNASCQHYGVRTCEGCKGFFKRTVQKKSKYVCLANKDCPVDKRRRNRCQFCRFQKCLAVGMVKEVVRTDSLKGRRGRLPSKPKAVQGLSSAVSRVDIIASLVREYIESNSGVEKLDYSKYQETVASLSEKEDTCDIKQFYNLLTESMEVIRKWAESIPGFTAFCSEDQELLLDSAFLELFILRLAYRSNPETDKLIFCNGMVLHRMQCIRGFGDWIDSIMDFSQSLHRMNLDVSSFSCLTTLVIITDRHGLKDPKRVEEFQSQLITCLRDHVSSCAPDSTGPNYLSRLLGKLPELRTLCTQGLQRIFYLKLEDLVPPPPIVDRMTMDILPL from the exons ATGAATGTCCCCCCACATGGAGCTCAGCCTTATGAGAACAGCCTCTACAACTCAGAGTCTCTGAACCTGGACCTTACCTCCAGGTTTGCTATGGATGTGAGTAGTCATACGGACCAGCTCTCTGCCCCTTCTCTGACTAGCATCAACTCCCTGGTGGGCACTTACGCTGGAGAGTTTAATGCCCATCAGATTGCCATAGCTCCTACCACCGCCTCGGACCCTGAGCCGCCCTTCAAAATTGATGACTTCCAGGTTTACGGCTGCTACCCTGGCACCTTGGCCCTGAGCTACTTCGACGAAGCCCTGTCTTCTGGTGGCTCTGACTTTTTCGGCAGCCCTGTGTCAGCCCAGTCTCCCTGTACTCCAGGTTTCCAGACCCAGCCTGCGTCAGTTTGGGACTCGCCCTTCGGTCCATACTCTCCCAACCCGGGCAGCTGGGTGGCTGATAAGACTGCATCAACACAGCCATCCTCTTTCTTCACCTTCTGTCCCGGCTCAGTTGAGGATCTGTCTCCTCTGGGCCAGCCCCAGCTGGCTGAGCAAGACCCCTTCTCTCTGGGCCATCAGCACCCCTCCCCCCTGTCCTTCTCCCCTCTAACCCAGGAGCCAGGCACCCTAGATGTCTCAGGCCTCATTGAAGGGAGAATGTCTGCGAAACCGCACAGCCCTACTGAAAACGAGGGTCTCTGTGCTGTTTGTGGGGACAACGCCTCCTGCCAGCACTATGGGGTTCGCACCTGTGAGGGCTGCAAAGGTTTTTTCAAG CGTACTGTACAGAAAAAATCTAAATACGTGTGCCTTGCCAACAAGGACTGTCCAGTTGACAAGCGGCGACGGAACCGCTGTCAATTCTGTCGTTTCCAGAAGTGCTTGGCAGTAGGCATGGTGAAAGAAG TTGTGAGAACAGATAGCTTAAAAGGTCGAAGAGGTCGTCTGCCTTCCAAGCCAAAAGCAGTCCAGGGCCTATCGTCTGCTGTGTCTCGAGTCGACATCATTGCCTCTCTTGTGAGAGAATACATTGAATCAAACTCTGGTGTTGAGAAACTGGACTACTCCAAG TACCAGGAGACTGTGGCCAGTCTGTCAGAGAAAGAGGACACTTGTGACATCAAACAGTTCTACAACCTCCTCACGGAGTCCATGGAAGTGATCAGGAAGTGGGCTGAGAGCATCCCTGGGTTCACCGCCTTCTGCTCCGAGGACCAGGAGCTGCTATTGGATTCAGCCTTCTTAGAACTGTTCATCTTGCGACTAGCATACAG GTCCAACCCTGAGACGGACAAGCTGATTTTCTGCAATGGCATGGTGCTTCACCGGATGCAGTGTATACGAGGCTTCGGTGACTGGATAGACTCCATCATGGACTTCTCCCAGAGCCTCCACCGCATGAACCTGGACGTGTCATCCTTCTCCTGCCTCACAACTCTGGTCATAATCACTG ACCGCCACGGCCTGAAGGATCCAAAGCGGGTGGAGGAGTTCCAGAGCCAGCTAATCACCTGTCTCAGAGATCACGTCTCCAGCTGCGCCCCCGACTCCACTGGGCCCAACTACCTGTCCCGCCTTCTGGGAAAACTGCCTGAGCTACGGACTCTCTGCACCCAGGGCCTGCAACGCATCTTCTATCTCAAGCTTGAGGACTTGGTCCCACCACCCCCCATAGTTGACAGAATGACCATGGACATTCTGCCTTTATGA